A stretch of the Deinococcus misasensis DSM 22328 genome encodes the following:
- the rnr gene encoding ribonuclease R — MPKRKNSAGTPSTPEPIVSEPNNTPAEKETSANTQKTVNKKSSSGAAKTTRKPSKTTQASETSTETMKASETSPAPELQEISPPATAEIAETALVKPSKRQSKKQAPQVEAPATPATPEVNETPAASGEQVTAQPASKKAAPRKKKTAEPETPSEPNPIEEFRVPEDMDLERLTRSVTDSGITAADFDARAIDTDLPQVTLPSEVSEDPAPAKPAQKGKKKAAPQPEAESAKPASKSKKRSASDLTPEVPATLPEVVADLPALVVPEAAEATPALSVEPKPTKARKGRKTATVTTDAPEETPAPQETAPEVQPELPVVQLPEVALETLTETVAADSKPAKKGRGKKAATPSSEVAPASETPVLATEPVVAGPLLQSPEVQSTEVQSTETVIAEVVADVAPLETPAKPARKGKKTAKAEPAPEVVEAAPVAEVQAETTPEVTAAPENTVAAEPEQPTALAPKKGNNRRKKTVPAPEPEQVQEVTPEPVVNAEVQTETSATEASPEETPSVVAPAKPARKGRGKKAAPAETVQEDQPVAAEEQVQDAPEPVVAQQDAHTVSDPSKPSIPSTPSSPDLPQYAYLNRKHEPGSGAKAANKPQAQTAPKAPRGKGPKTPEKAETVPESQDAANQDPKVVLLEFMKQKRRTFHVRDLERALPRVVKNVLGNRRNMESLLEELTEEEKLVRIRRRVYAYPEDTNLVKGRFQSSSSGFGFVIPENGKEDYFIPADATLGAWTGDTVQIKAEEKRKNENSPRGVVVRIVERGNTQLIGTLDERKGNQVLIPDDTRLAKSIPLLSEGLENVPFGSRLVAELHWPENTREPYARVKEVLGTEITPETETRAVIAQYDLRDEFPIEVEKESEKISTRITKKMLEGRLDLRDKNIFTVDGRDAKDFDDAIHIERLENGNFQLGIHIADVSYYVTEGSALDKEAYQRATSVYLPGRVLPMLPEKLSNGVCSLVPDKDRLTLSALVEMGPDMDIVAYSITPSVIHSKARLTYDEVQAYSEGTASLPDHARHLEGDMHLLLKITHKMRQRRLRDGSLDFKLSEVKVEVDKEGRLELIPIREETARGMIEDLMLLANKVVAQYMIEQNIPALYRVHEDPSDDRWTELRHMLTKMGLQADEKPTPQNYQALLKQVRGTPKETVVNHLLLRSLKQAKYAQHNLGHFGLAFSEYLHFTSPIRRYPDLLVHRMLRKHLQQELSGPEKERIHDKLTGMGDHTSERERAASDAERELTKYYQCLWAEGQLGEVFDGTISSVTSFGFFVSIQNGIEGLVHISTLPDYYIFFEDTMSLKGKNNGQSFQLGDKRQVQIANVNLAARQIDFILWENDMDQKPRARKRGEMQTNTRTNAPKPASQSHNPGQGGRKRRVVTLERSKNEYSRPVNVTVQKLYFGDWTVENLREDEPQQPRRDFRGGGNNRPPQGRNNPQQGQQNRNGGRAPQGQQNGGQKPQQGQQNRDGGNGQRNNERNERNDRDRNPQAAQGQSQQNRDGGNGQQNRGNNNRGRNQQNRDNRGQQRTESPIPMQKPRPQRPMQAPQKPQQAQSQPAPAEQSKPEPQQAAKNDAQRRRRRKPRTNGKNTEGSGSEE; from the coding sequence ATGCCTAAACGCAAAAACAGTGCTGGCACCCCCAGCACACCTGAACCCATTGTGTCAGAACCGAACAACACCCCTGCAGAGAAAGAAACCTCTGCCAACACCCAAAAAACCGTGAACAAGAAATCCAGCTCTGGAGCTGCAAAAACCACCAGAAAACCCAGCAAAACCACACAGGCATCAGAAACTTCCACTGAAACAATGAAGGCTTCTGAAACTTCACCTGCTCCAGAATTGCAAGAGATTTCACCTCCAGCGACTGCAGAAATCGCAGAAACTGCCCTTGTGAAACCCAGCAAACGCCAGAGCAAAAAGCAAGCCCCTCAGGTGGAAGCCCCTGCAACCCCTGCAACCCCCGAGGTGAACGAAACCCCTGCCGCTTCTGGAGAACAGGTCACCGCTCAGCCTGCCAGCAAAAAGGCAGCCCCTCGCAAGAAAAAAACAGCCGAACCTGAAACCCCTTCTGAACCCAATCCCATCGAGGAATTCCGGGTTCCTGAAGACATGGATCTGGAACGCCTGACCCGTTCGGTCACCGACTCTGGCATCACTGCGGCAGATTTTGATGCCCGTGCCATTGACACGGACCTGCCTCAGGTGACTTTGCCCTCAGAGGTCTCTGAGGACCCTGCACCTGCAAAACCTGCCCAAAAAGGCAAGAAAAAGGCAGCACCGCAGCCAGAGGCTGAATCTGCAAAACCTGCCTCAAAAAGCAAAAAGCGCAGCGCATCTGACCTCACCCCTGAGGTTCCTGCCACCCTTCCAGAAGTGGTCGCAGATTTGCCTGCTCTGGTGGTCCCTGAAGCAGCAGAAGCCACCCCAGCACTTTCTGTTGAACCCAAACCCACCAAAGCCAGAAAAGGGCGCAAAACGGCCACTGTCACCACGGATGCACCTGAAGAAACCCCTGCCCCACAAGAAACCGCGCCTGAAGTTCAACCAGAGCTTCCGGTGGTGCAGCTTCCTGAAGTGGCTCTGGAAACCCTCACCGAAACTGTGGCTGCAGACAGCAAACCTGCAAAAAAAGGCAGAGGGAAAAAAGCTGCAACGCCATCCAGCGAAGTGGCTCCAGCCTCTGAAACCCCTGTCTTGGCAACAGAACCTGTAGTGGCAGGGCCTCTGTTGCAAAGCCCAGAAGTTCAGAGCACAGAGGTTCAGAGCACAGAAACCGTGATCGCGGAAGTGGTTGCTGATGTGGCCCCTCTGGAAACCCCTGCAAAACCTGCCAGAAAAGGCAAGAAGACCGCCAAAGCAGAACCTGCGCCCGAAGTGGTAGAAGCAGCACCTGTGGCAGAAGTTCAAGCAGAAACCACCCCTGAGGTGACTGCTGCGCCTGAAAACACAGTTGCCGCAGAACCCGAGCAACCCACAGCCCTTGCGCCCAAGAAGGGCAACAACCGCCGCAAAAAGACGGTCCCTGCGCCAGAGCCCGAACAGGTTCAAGAGGTCACTCCAGAGCCTGTGGTGAACGCTGAGGTGCAAACTGAAACCTCTGCAACTGAAGCCAGTCCGGAAGAAACACCTTCTGTCGTGGCTCCTGCCAAACCTGCCAGAAAAGGCAGAGGCAAAAAAGCTGCACCTGCAGAAACCGTGCAGGAAGACCAGCCTGTTGCAGCAGAGGAACAGGTTCAGGATGCCCCAGAGCCCGTGGTCGCCCAGCAGGATGCCCACACAGTCAGCGATCCCAGCAAGCCTTCCATCCCGAGCACTCCTTCTTCTCCTGACCTGCCCCAATACGCTTACCTGAACCGCAAGCATGAACCCGGCTCTGGAGCAAAAGCGGCGAACAAACCTCAAGCTCAGACTGCCCCAAAAGCACCCAGAGGCAAAGGACCCAAGACCCCAGAGAAAGCAGAAACTGTCCCTGAGTCTCAGGACGCTGCCAATCAGGATCCCAAAGTGGTCTTGCTGGAGTTCATGAAGCAAAAACGCCGCACCTTCCATGTGCGTGACCTTGAACGTGCCCTCCCGAGGGTGGTCAAAAATGTGCTGGGCAACCGCCGCAACATGGAAAGCCTGCTGGAAGAACTCACCGAAGAGGAGAAACTGGTCCGCATCCGTCGCCGGGTGTATGCCTACCCAGAGGACACCAATCTGGTGAAAGGCCGCTTCCAGTCTTCCAGCTCTGGGTTTGGTTTTGTGATCCCCGAGAACGGCAAGGAAGATTACTTCATTCCTGCCGATGCCACTCTGGGGGCATGGACCGGCGACACCGTCCAGATCAAAGCCGAGGAGAAACGCAAAAACGAAAACTCCCCACGCGGTGTGGTGGTTCGCATCGTGGAGCGCGGCAACACCCAACTGATCGGCACCCTCGATGAGCGCAAAGGCAATCAGGTTCTGATTCCCGATGACACCCGTCTGGCCAAGAGCATCCCCCTGCTCTCAGAAGGTCTGGAAAATGTGCCTTTTGGTTCCCGTCTGGTCGCAGAATTGCACTGGCCCGAGAACACCCGCGAGCCTTACGCCCGGGTCAAAGAAGTGCTGGGCACCGAAATCACCCCGGAAACCGAAACCCGTGCCGTGATTGCCCAGTACGACCTCCGTGACGAATTTCCCATCGAAGTGGAGAAAGAGTCCGAGAAGATCTCCACGCGCATCACCAAAAAGATGCTGGAAGGCCGTCTGGACCTGCGTGACAAGAACATCTTCACCGTAGACGGGCGCGATGCCAAAGACTTCGACGATGCCATCCACATTGAGCGTCTGGAGAACGGCAACTTCCAGCTGGGCATCCACATCGCTGACGTGTCTTACTACGTCACCGAAGGCAGCGCACTGGACAAAGAGGCCTACCAGAGGGCCACCAGCGTGTACCTGCCCGGCAGGGTGCTCCCCATGCTGCCAGAGAAGCTCTCCAACGGGGTGTGCTCTCTGGTGCCCGACAAGGACCGCCTGACCCTGAGTGCTCTGGTGGAAATGGGTCCGGACATGGACATTGTGGCGTACAGCATCACCCCCAGCGTGATCCACTCCAAAGCCCGCCTCACTTACGACGAGGTGCAAGCTTACAGCGAAGGGACCGCCTCTCTGCCTGACCATGCCCGCCATCTGGAAGGCGACATGCACCTGCTGCTCAAAATCACCCACAAGATGCGCCAGCGTCGCTTGCGGGATGGTTCTCTGGACTTCAAACTGAGCGAAGTCAAGGTCGAGGTGGACAAAGAAGGCCGTCTGGAACTGATCCCCATCCGCGAAGAAACCGCCCGTGGCATGATCGAGGACCTGATGCTGCTCGCCAACAAAGTGGTGGCGCAGTACATGATCGAGCAGAACATCCCCGCGCTCTACCGCGTCCACGAAGACCCCAGCGATGACCGCTGGACCGAACTTCGCCACATGCTCACCAAAATGGGCTTGCAGGCCGATGAAAAACCCACCCCTCAGAACTATCAGGCACTCCTCAAACAGGTACGGGGAACCCCCAAAGAAACGGTGGTCAACCACCTGCTCCTGAGGTCCCTCAAGCAGGCCAAATACGCCCAGCACAACCTCGGGCACTTTGGTCTGGCCTTCTCCGAGTACCTGCACTTCACCAGTCCGATCCGCCGTTATCCGGATTTGCTGGTGCACCGCATGCTCAGAAAGCACCTGCAACAGGAACTCTCTGGCCCCGAGAAAGAGCGCATCCACGACAAACTCACTGGCATGGGAGACCACACCAGCGAACGTGAACGTGCCGCCAGCGATGCCGAACGCGAACTCACCAAGTACTACCAGTGCCTGTGGGCCGAAGGTCAACTGGGCGAGGTCTTCGACGGCACCATCAGCAGCGTGACCAGCTTCGGGTTCTTTGTGTCCATCCAGAACGGCATCGAAGGTCTGGTGCACATCTCGACCCTGCCGGACTACTACATCTTCTTCGAGGACACCATGTCCCTGAAGGGCAAGAACAATGGCCAGAGCTTCCAACTGGGCGACAAACGGCAAGTGCAGATCGCCAACGTGAACCTGGCCGCCCGACAAATCGACTTCATCCTCTGGGAGAACGACATGGATCAGAAACCCCGCGCCCGCAAGAGGGGCGAAATGCAGACCAACACCCGCACCAACGCCCCCAAACCTGCTTCCCAGTCCCACAATCCGGGTCAGGGTGGCCGCAAGCGTCGGGTGGTGACCCTGGAGCGCTCCAAGAACGAGTATTCCCGTCCGGTGAATGTCACCGTCCAGAAACTGTACTTTGGTGACTGGACCGTGGAAAACCTGCGTGAGGACGAGCCCCAGCAACCCAGAAGGGACTTCCGTGGAGGAGGCAACAACCGTCCTCCTCAGGGACGCAACAACCCCCAGCAAGGCCAGCAAAACCGCAATGGTGGCCGTGCTCCTCAGGGTCAGCAAAATGGGGGCCAGAAACCCCAGCAAGGCCAGCAAAACCGCGATGGTGGCAACGGTCAGCGCAACAATGAACGCAACGAGCGCAATGACCGTGACCGCAACCCTCAGGCTGCGCAAGGCCAGAGCCAGCAAAACCGCGACGGTGGCAACGGTCAGCAGAACCGGGGCAACAACAACCGTGGCCGAAACCAGCAAAACCGCGACAATCGGGGTCAACAGCGCACGGAGTCTCCCATTCCCATGCAAAAACCCCGTCCTCAGCGTCCCATGCAGGCCCCTCAGAAGCCCCAACAGGCCCAGAGCCAGCCTGCACCCGCAGAGCAAAGCAAGCCTGAACCCCAGCAAGCGGCCAAAAACGATGCCCAGCGTCGTCGCCGCCGCAAACCCAGAACCAACGGCAAGAACACCGAAGGCTCTGGCTCAGAAGAATAA
- a CDS encoding exodeoxyribonuclease III, which yields MHVTTFNLNGLRSAIQKDLSGWISKNEPDLLLMQEVRAFPHPEFFGDLGYQTFWHCAERPGYSGVAIASRTPPLAITCGMEKPDFDFEGRVLTVEFETLKVVSVYVPSGSSGDTRQAFKYQFLDAFHQFTRDLIANLDGKELIVAGDFNIAHQAVDLKNWRSNQKNSGFLPEERLWLSQYLDLGLIDIHRKRLGETAEYTWWSNRGNAYANDVGWRLDYQFCTPNLAEKAFFHHTDRENRLSDHAAFSVKYQFPLT from the coding sequence GTGCATGTGACCACTTTCAACCTCAACGGCCTGAGAAGTGCGATCCAGAAGGACTTGAGCGGATGGATCAGCAAAAATGAACCCGATCTACTCCTGATGCAGGAGGTCAGGGCTTTCCCTCATCCAGAGTTCTTTGGTGACCTGGGATACCAGACGTTCTGGCATTGTGCAGAACGGCCCGGATACAGTGGCGTCGCGATTGCGTCCAGAACCCCTCCTCTGGCCATCACGTGTGGGATGGAAAAACCCGATTTTGATTTTGAGGGTCGGGTGCTGACTGTGGAGTTCGAGACCCTCAAAGTGGTCAGTGTGTATGTGCCTTCAGGAAGCAGTGGAGACACAAGGCAAGCTTTCAAGTACCAGTTTCTGGATGCCTTTCACCAGTTCACCCGGGATCTGATTGCAAATCTGGACGGCAAAGAACTGATTGTTGCTGGTGATTTCAACATCGCACACCAAGCGGTTGATTTGAAAAACTGGCGTTCCAACCAGAAAAACAGTGGCTTCCTGCCCGAGGAACGCCTCTGGCTCAGCCAGTATCTGGATCTGGGGCTGATCGACATCCACCGCAAACGTCTGGGGGAAACAGCGGAATACACCTGGTGGAGCAACCGGGGAAATGCCTATGCCAACGATGTGGGATGGCGTCTGGACTACCAGTTCTGCACCCCCAATCTGGCCGAAAAGGCCTTTTTCCATCACACAGACCGCGAAAACCGCCTGAGTGACCATGCGGCCTTCAGTGTGAAGTACCAATTTCCCTTGACGTAA
- a CDS encoding non-canonical purine NTP pyrophosphatase yields MYLTTNPGKVREAREILIEQHGLEFHIQAPPFELPEVQADTCSKVAAFKAQFAADRLGKPVLVSDSGLYVECLGGLPGPYNAQFEQQLGTQKFLELLQHQSNRKAHLEHCFAYCTPDGEPVVFSGGSSGTLALEARGTLGRWHEKFYIPEGETLTLSELRALDPEREKPHWGRAMHDFAAWLRSP; encoded by the coding sequence CTGTACCTCACCACCAATCCCGGCAAAGTCCGTGAGGCCCGAGAAATCCTGATCGAACAGCACGGACTTGAGTTTCACATTCAGGCCCCGCCTTTTGAGCTGCCAGAGGTTCAAGCAGACACCTGCAGCAAAGTGGCCGCTTTCAAAGCGCAATTCGCTGCAGATCGGCTTGGAAAACCTGTGCTGGTTTCGGACTCGGGGCTGTATGTCGAATGCCTTGGTGGTCTTCCCGGACCTTACAACGCCCAGTTCGAGCAGCAGCTGGGCACCCAGAAGTTTCTGGAACTCCTTCAACACCAGAGCAACCGGAAAGCCCATCTGGAGCACTGCTTCGCTTATTGCACCCCTGACGGAGAACCCGTAGTGTTCTCTGGAGGAAGCTCCGGAACCCTTGCTCTGGAAGCCAGAGGGACTCTGGGCAGGTGGCACGAAAAATTCTACATCCCTGAAGGAGAAACCCTCACTTTGAGTGAGCTGCGTGCTCTGGACCCCGAGCGTGAAAAACCCCACTGGGGAAGGGCCATGCATGACTTTGCGGCGTGGCTGAGATCCCCCTGA
- a CDS encoding FAD-dependent oxidoreductase codes for MTRPLRVAIIGAGPSGFYATEALLKQTQFEVTVDLIDRLPTPYGLVRYGVAPDHQKIKAVTAVFQKIAANPKVRFLGNVNFGTDITYDDLKAHYDAVFYTVGASSDRSLGIPGENLKGSMSATEFVAWYNGHPDYADRVMPLDVEGVAVVGVGNVAVDVSRILAKTAEELALTDTADHAIEQLKQSKVKDIYVLGRRGAAQAKFTTKELREFGELLNADVVVDPKEVEVDELSAKEMEVPGTAKNVEVLQEFSKKPLEGKPRRVHLRFLVSPIEVIGTDRVEGLKIEKNKLVEQDGWIAAVGTGEFETLNVGMVLRSVGYKGVALPGVAFDARKGVIPNEGGRVKNESGVIPGEYTAGWIKRGPSGVVGTNKACAVESVNLFIEDAANLPRVADSNATPEAVDQLLAAKGARVVTFQDWLKLDQHETEKGKALGRPRVKFATVQDMLSALEPVKG; via the coding sequence ATGACCAGACCTCTTCGCGTTGCCATCATCGGTGCAGGCCCCTCTGGCTTCTACGCCACCGAAGCCCTGCTGAAACAAACCCAATTCGAAGTCACCGTGGACCTGATCGACCGTCTGCCCACCCCTTACGGACTGGTGCGTTACGGCGTGGCTCCCGACCACCAGAAAATCAAAGCCGTCACTGCCGTGTTCCAGAAAATCGCAGCCAACCCCAAAGTGCGCTTTCTGGGCAACGTCAACTTCGGCACCGACATCACCTATGACGACCTCAAAGCCCACTACGACGCTGTGTTCTACACCGTGGGTGCTTCCTCTGACCGTTCTCTGGGCATTCCCGGCGAGAACCTGAAAGGCAGCATGAGCGCCACCGAATTCGTCGCCTGGTACAACGGACACCCCGATTACGCAGACCGCGTGATGCCTCTGGATGTGGAAGGCGTGGCTGTGGTCGGCGTGGGCAACGTGGCCGTGGACGTGAGCCGCATTCTGGCCAAGACCGCAGAAGAACTGGCCCTCACCGACACTGCAGACCATGCCATCGAGCAACTCAAGCAGTCCAAAGTGAAAGACATTTACGTGCTGGGTCGCCGTGGTGCTGCACAGGCCAAGTTCACCACCAAAGAACTCCGCGAATTCGGTGAACTGCTGAACGCCGATGTGGTTGTGGACCCCAAAGAAGTGGAAGTGGACGAACTTTCCGCCAAGGAAATGGAAGTGCCCGGCACCGCCAAGAACGTCGAAGTGCTGCAAGAATTCAGCAAGAAGCCTCTGGAAGGCAAACCCCGCCGTGTGCACCTGCGCTTTCTGGTCTCCCCCATCGAAGTCATTGGCACCGACCGTGTGGAAGGCCTGAAAATCGAGAAAAACAAACTCGTGGAGCAAGACGGCTGGATTGCTGCAGTGGGAACCGGCGAATTTGAAACCCTCAACGTGGGCATGGTCCTGCGCAGCGTGGGTTACAAAGGCGTGGCCCTGCCCGGCGTGGCCTTCGATGCCCGCAAAGGCGTGATCCCCAACGAAGGTGGCCGCGTCAAAAACGAAAGCGGCGTGATCCCCGGCGAATACACCGCAGGATGGATCAAGCGTGGTCCCTCTGGCGTGGTCGGCACCAACAAAGCCTGCGCCGTGGAATCCGTCAACCTGTTCATTGAAGATGCTGCAAACCTCCCCAGAGTGGCAGACAGCAACGCCACCCCCGAGGCCGTGGATCAACTGCTCGCCGCCAAGGGTGCCCGCGTGGTGACCTTCCAGGACTGGCTCAAACTGGACCAGCACGAAACCGAAAAAGGCAAAGCCCTGGGCCGTCCCCGCGTGAAGTTTGCCACCGTGCAGGACATGCTCAGCGCTCTGGAGCCCGTGAAAGGGTAA
- a CDS encoding alpha/beta hydrolase → MMYWQPDPKVSILATQEPFSAEEVQTRLIHHQGFVSNVLGHGRDVWVYLPRSYAASQQRYPVLYMQDGQHAFFADEYGESWDAHLMADLLSGRGWMREIIIVAIGVDRDQRLQEYFMPHPNIEGVFGAGAIGHLYETFLVHELKPFIDRTYRTLPDARNTALLGASAGGVCCYNLAFRRPEVFGNAAVMSPCFVRVCTETLQEIPLQDILPYKVPIRLYLDVGAAEGLLIYPEHVREVALTALKAGFVQGEDLWYYEDPRGGHFQQHWAARLHNALLFFFGQKGTFKGAMLFGPAQIRQGQTVHLNAVVYDDRKCAYTDLNGRFSASRTVQVFPDGRVQAVQEGIGYVSYQQEEHYELIHKVRVLSDLPEAVPVHFDVQVPEKQCPRDQIWAGVPLPHLNDNRFGGTVMLPLHRQFSFRIAAGWTIKEVALEGRPLPVRQFQVREGLKLQYQVLGWSGHAGV, encoded by the coding sequence ATGATGTATTGGCAACCTGACCCAAAAGTTTCCATTTTGGCCACACAAGAACCTTTTTCTGCTGAAGAGGTGCAAACCCGTTTGATTCACCATCAGGGGTTTGTGTCCAATGTGCTGGGTCACGGCAGGGACGTGTGGGTTTACCTTCCGCGCAGTTATGCAGCAAGCCAGCAGCGTTATCCAGTGCTGTACATGCAAGACGGTCAACATGCTTTTTTTGCAGATGAATACGGAGAATCCTGGGATGCCCACCTGATGGCCGATCTGTTGTCCGGGCGGGGTTGGATGAGGGAAATCATCATTGTGGCCATTGGGGTGGACCGGGACCAGAGGTTGCAGGAATATTTCATGCCACATCCCAACATCGAAGGCGTGTTTGGGGCAGGGGCCATCGGGCACCTTTATGAAACTTTTCTGGTGCATGAGCTGAAACCCTTCATTGACCGGACTTACCGCACCCTGCCTGATGCACGAAACACGGCGTTGCTCGGGGCTTCTGCTGGAGGGGTGTGCTGTTACAATCTGGCGTTTCGCAGACCCGAGGTGTTTGGAAACGCTGCGGTGATGTCCCCTTGCTTTGTGCGCGTGTGTACAGAGACTTTGCAGGAAATCCCTTTGCAAGACATTCTGCCGTACAAAGTGCCCATCCGACTGTATCTGGATGTGGGTGCAGCCGAAGGTTTGCTGATTTACCCCGAGCATGTGCGCGAAGTGGCCCTGACCGCCCTGAAAGCGGGATTTGTGCAGGGAGAAGACCTCTGGTATTACGAGGATCCCAGAGGAGGCCATTTTCAACAGCACTGGGCTGCCCGGTTGCACAATGCTTTGTTGTTCTTTTTTGGGCAGAAGGGCACGTTCAAGGGGGCGATGCTGTTTGGTCCTGCGCAGATCAGACAAGGCCAGACGGTCCACCTCAATGCGGTGGTCTACGATGACCGGAAGTGTGCTTACACCGATCTGAACGGCAGGTTTTCTGCTTCACGAACCGTGCAGGTGTTTCCAGATGGTCGGGTTCAGGCTGTGCAGGAGGGCATAGGATACGTTTCTTACCAGCAGGAAGAACATTACGAACTCATCCACAAAGTTCGTGTGTTGTCGGATCTGCCAGAGGCTGTACCTGTGCATTTTGATGTGCAGGTGCCTGAAAAGCAGTGCCCCAGAGACCAGATCTGGGCCGGGGTTCCTTTGCCTCACCTGAACGACAACCGGTTTGGAGGAACGGTCATGTTGCCCCTCCACCGTCAGTTTTCTTTCAGGATTGCTGCGGGATGGACCATCAAAGAGGTGGCTCTGGAAGGCCGTCCTTTGCCGGTTCGCCAGTTTCAGGTGCGTGAAGGCTTGAAATTGCAGTATCAGGTGCTGGGATGGTCCGGCCATGCAGGGGTCTGA
- a CDS encoding solute symporter family protein, producing MSPVTVTLFLLFVLLTLGITYWASRKTKTASDFYVGGRSITAGQNGVAIAGDYLSAASFLGIAGLIALNGFDGFLYSVGFFVAYLTVLYVVAEPLRNVGKYTIADVLAYRLGDSRVRTAAAISTFTISIFYMIAQVVGAGSLISLLSGGTIKPEVAIPLVGTMMIVYVVFGGMIATTWVQIVKAVLLMIASAIIAFLVAMKFGFNLSDLLGAAEAKNGAEFLNAGLKYKNPIDLISLGLALVLGTAGLPHILVRFYTVPTARDARMSIIWAMVLIGVFYILTMMMGNGASVLLGKEAIEAANKAGNMAAPLLAQFLGGGAGTFGGEAFLAFVSAAAFATILAVVAGLTITASTAVAHDIYNSVMRKGKATESEQVRVAQLATVSIGIFAIVLGLLAKDQNVAFLVALAFALAASANLPVIIYALFWKRFNANGAIWGIVGGTLTTLILILGSPNIMKIDAPTVTKGRHLIQANAIFPLENPGIVSIPAGFILAAVGTALGRRRKEDEERFDEMTFRAYTGVGAE from the coding sequence ATGAGCCCGGTCACCGTCACCCTGTTTCTGCTTTTTGTGTTGCTGACCCTTGGCATCACCTACTGGGCGTCACGCAAAACCAAAACCGCCTCTGATTTTTATGTGGGAGGACGCTCAATCACCGCAGGCCAGAACGGGGTGGCCATTGCAGGGGATTACCTGTCCGCAGCCTCTTTTCTGGGCATCGCTGGACTGATTGCCTTAAACGGCTTTGACGGTTTCCTTTACTCGGTGGGCTTTTTTGTCGCCTACCTGACCGTGCTTTACGTGGTGGCTGAACCCCTGCGAAACGTCGGCAAGTACACCATCGCCGATGTGCTGGCTTACCGCCTCGGGGATTCAAGGGTCCGCACCGCAGCCGCCATCTCCACCTTCACCATCTCGATTTTTTACATGATCGCGCAGGTGGTGGGGGCAGGTTCTCTGATCAGTTTGCTGTCAGGGGGCACCATCAAACCCGAGGTGGCCATTCCTCTGGTGGGCACCATGATGATCGTGTACGTGGTGTTCGGAGGCATGATTGCCACCACCTGGGTGCAGATCGTCAAAGCCGTGCTGCTCATGATCGCCTCTGCCATCATTGCCTTTCTGGTGGCCATGAAATTCGGGTTCAACCTCTCAGACCTGCTCGGGGCAGCAGAAGCCAAAAACGGGGCAGAGTTCCTGAATGCGGGGCTGAAATACAAGAATCCCATTGACCTGATTTCACTGGGGCTGGCTCTGGTGCTGGGCACCGCTGGACTCCCCCACATTCTGGTGCGTTTTTACACCGTTCCCACCGCCAGAGATGCCCGCATGAGCATCATCTGGGCGATGGTCCTGATCGGGGTCTTCTACATCCTGACCATGATGATGGGCAACGGGGCCAGCGTGCTGCTGGGCAAAGAAGCCATTGAAGCCGCCAACAAAGCCGGCAACATGGCCGCTCCCCTGCTGGCCCAGTTTCTTGGCGGAGGGGCCGGAACCTTTGGCGGCGAAGCCTTCCTGGCCTTTGTCAGTGCAGCCGCGTTTGCCACCATTCTGGCCGTGGTCGCAGGTCTGACCATCACGGCCAGCACCGCAGTGGCCCACGACATCTACAACAGCGTGATGCGCAAAGGCAAAGCCACCGAATCCGAACAGGTGCGTGTGGCCCAGCTTGCCACCGTGTCCATTGGCATCTTCGCCATCGTTCTGGGGCTGCTGGCCAAAGACCAGAATGTGGCCTTTCTGGTGGCTCTGGCCTTTGCTCTGGCGGCAAGCGCCAACCTGCCTGTGATCATCTACGCTCTGTTCTGGAAAAGGTTCAACGCCAACGGAGCCATCTGGGGAATTGTCGGCGGTACCCTGACCACCCTGATCCTGATTCTGGGAAGCCCCAACATCATGAAAATCGATGCACCCACCGTCACCAAAGGCCGCCACCTGATTCAGGCCAATGCGATCTTCCCTCTGGAAAACCCCGGCATCGTGTCCATTCCTGCGGGGTTCATTCTGGCTGCTGTGGGAACCGCTCTGGGGCGCAGACGCAAAGAAGACGAGGAGCGCTTCGATGAAATGACCTTCCGGGCCTACACCGGCGTGGGGGCAGAGTAA
- a CDS encoding DUF485 domain-containing protein has product MTQIPLKAQTTEMPRFQRLVKEKNAFMIRMTVFFLAFYLLLPILGGYAKPLMATKVLGNLNVAYLFAFVQFVMGWVVAGIYVKRAARFDQEIAEIRKELGK; this is encoded by the coding sequence ATGACACAAATTCCCCTGAAAGCCCAGACCACTGAGATGCCCAGATTTCAGCGCCTCGTGAAAGAAAAGAACGCTTTCATGATCCGCATGACGGTGTTTTTTCTGGCCTTCTATCTGCTGCTCCCGATCCTCGGGGGATATGCAAAGCCCCTGATGGCCACCAAAGTGCTGGGAAACCTGAATGTGGCTTACCTGTTTGCTTTCGTGCAGTTTGTGATGGGCTGGGTGGTGGCCGGGATTTATGTCAAACGGGCCGCCCGCTTTGATCAGGAAATTGCCGAAATCCGCAAGGAGCTGGGCAAATGA